CCGCGCCGTCTGTATGACGCGCATGTTCGGCGGCGTGTTTCTCAATCCACTCGAACACCAGGGCGCCCGCGACACCCGGCGTGCCCTGGAGGTGCTGGGCGGCCTGGAGGGCGTTGACGCCGCGCGGCTGGGCGCGGTGGGCTTCTGCCTGGGCGGCAGCCTCGCGGTGGCGCTGGCCTGCACCAGCGACCACGTGCGCGCGGTCGCGCCCTACTACGGGTTCAATCCCCGGTCACCCGAAGCGCTGCGCCGCAGTTGCCCAGTGGTCGGCAGCTACCCGGAGCGTGACCCCACCCGCCGCCAGGGCGAGGCTCTACAGGCCGCGCTGGACGACGTGGGCATCCCGAACGACATCAAGGTCTATCCGGGGACGCGCCACAGTTTCGCCAACCGGGGGCCTGCCTTCGACGGCGTGGCCGCCGAGGATGCCTGGAACCGGGTGATGGCCTTTTTCGACGAACACGTGGCCGGAGGCTGAACCTACGGAAGCGGCCCAGACACGCCTTGTCCGGGCCGCTTCCGTGGTGGCTCAGGGGGTCTTGAGCGCGTACCCGATGCCGCGGACCGTACGGATGATCCCGTAGCCGTCGAGGTCCCGCAGTTTGGCCCGCATGTTCGCCATGTGCACGTCCACCACGTTGGAGTTGCTGGGCAGTTCGCCGTTCCAGACCTCGCGCTCGATCTCCTGACGCGAATACACGCGCCCAGGCTGCCGTGCCAGGAAGGTCAGCAGGTCGAATTCCTTGGGCGAGAGCCGGACCTCATGGCCGTTGTAGTGGCACAGACGTTTCTGGGGATGAATTTCCAGTGCGCCAATAGAGATGACCTCGCCGTGCTGCTGGTGCCGGAGCTGCACCTTGACACGCGCCACGAGTTCCTCCGGGTGGAAGGGCTTGGTCATGTAATCGTCGGCGCCGGCTTCCAGGAGGTTCACCTTGCGGTCTACGGCGTCCATCGCAGTCAGGATGATGATGGGCACGCTGCTCGTCTTGCGCAGGCGCCGGGCGATCTCCGCGCCGTCGAAGTCGGGCAGGCCCAGGTCGAGGATGACGAGATCGGGGCTGTTCTCCCGCGCGCTCGTCAGGCCGGTAATGCCGTCGGGCGCGGCAATCACGCGGTAGCCTGCCTGTTCCAGTTCGTACTGCACGACCCGTGTGATATCGGGGTTGTCTTCAATTAAGAGGATGCGTTGCTCCATTGCGGCCTTGTGTTCTCCTGACTGGTGAGAGTTGGTGGTCGGCCGGACACTGGGGTCCGGCGCGCCCAGGCCTCCACCAGGCGGCAGAGGTGAAACGGAAATTAGAGTCATCCTAGGGGCCAGGACACCGTGGGGAACGCCAGAGCGGTTCATCTTTTTTTAACACCGGCCTATGCCGCGTCTCCAACGTCGCCGGCCCCCTGCGCTAGACTCGCCCGCATACTCAAGGAGGCACCATGAGCGTGACGACAGTAATCGGACGGGCCTTGCTGGCGAGCATCTTTATCAAGAACGGGTACGACCACCTGCAAAACCCCGACTACATCGTGCGCGCCGCGCGCGGCGCCGAAGTTCCCGAGCCGGAACTGGCGGTCAAGCTCAACAGCGCCGTGATGCTGGGCGCGGGCGCCATGCTGGCCCTGGGCGTCGCGCCCGGCCTCGCTGGCACCGCCCTGGCCGCGAGCCTCATCCCGACCACCGTGGTCGGCCACCCCTTCTGGGACAAGCAGGGGCCTGAGCGCCAGCAGCAGCAGATCCACTTCCTCAAGAACCTCGCGCTGTTCGGCGCGCTGCTGGCCATCTCGGGCAGGCGCCGCCACTAGCACCGGGTCACCGAAGCAACACCGGACGACGGGCCGCGGAAAGTCTCGTTTCCGCGGCCCGTCGTCTGTCCGCGCTCAGGCGGGGGTGGGCAGCGGTCCTCCGGTGGGCGTCGCCGTCTCCAGGGGCGGCAGCGTCCCCCCGGCCAGCAG
Above is a genomic segment from Deinococcus sp. Leaf326 containing:
- a CDS encoding dienelactone hydrolase family protein, with product MSAANEIEFMAEDRALRAYVARPEGLGPGAATHPGVLVIHEIFGLNDDIRRVADRLAQAGYVALAVDLFAGQNRAVCMTRMFGGVFLNPLEHQGARDTRRALEVLGGLEGVDAARLGAVGFCLGGSLAVALACTSDHVRAVAPYYGFNPRSPEALRRSCPVVGSYPERDPTRRQGEALQAALDDVGIPNDIKVYPGTRHSFANRGPAFDGVAAEDAWNRVMAFFDEHVAGG
- a CDS encoding response regulator transcription factor — protein: MEQRILLIEDNPDITRVVQYELEQAGYRVIAAPDGITGLTSARENSPDLVILDLGLPDFDGAEIARRLRKTSSVPIIILTAMDAVDRKVNLLEAGADDYMTKPFHPEELVARVKVQLRHQQHGEVISIGALEIHPQKRLCHYNGHEVRLSPKEFDLLTFLARQPGRVYSRQEIEREVWNGELPSNSNVVDVHMANMRAKLRDLDGYGIIRTVRGIGYALKTP
- a CDS encoding DoxX family protein, with product MSVTTVIGRALLASIFIKNGYDHLQNPDYIVRAARGAEVPEPELAVKLNSAVMLGAGAMLALGVAPGLAGTALAASLIPTTVVGHPFWDKQGPERQQQQIHFLKNLALFGALLAISGRRRH